In one Parageobacillus genomosp. 1 genomic region, the following are encoded:
- a CDS encoding DUF418 domain-containing protein → MSQPSSEQRIIVIDVLRGFALLGILLVNMPHFSSPVLYDRKEFNGLDRWTAVIVDIACEASFYPLFAFLFGFSMVLFRHRLQQRHLPFEFILVRRLIALLAIGVVHAFGIWFGDILIPYALAGAILLLFFKTRPRVWLIGAMICFFIPHLLMLLLLGMTVFSGKEGSGEDQDVQLAAEAIDHYQNGSLSDIFWQRWNDWMYVNGSGGLLFTVMTVLPLCLIGGYVAQKRWIEEAERHTAVFRHVALLSLIAGLFLKTLPYFTVNNGFTMYIQNIFGGTSLACFYGTAIVLLFQKRRWKQQLIVFQYIGKMSLTNYLLQSLCCTLLFYHYGFGWYGKMGMFAGALLSLFLYSAQLVISRKWLRHFHFGPAEWVWRWVTYGKKPPLYKQKSPS, encoded by the coding sequence ATGAGCCAACCATCCAGTGAACAGCGGATTATAGTTATCGACGTGCTGCGCGGCTTTGCCCTGCTTGGCATTTTGCTCGTGAATATGCCGCATTTTTCTTCACCGGTACTATATGATAGAAAAGAATTCAACGGACTGGACCGTTGGACAGCAGTGATTGTCGACATTGCTTGTGAGGCGAGTTTTTACCCGTTGTTTGCCTTTTTATTTGGTTTTAGCATGGTTTTATTTCGCCATCGGCTGCAGCAAAGGCATCTCCCGTTTGAATTCATTTTGGTACGGCGGCTTATTGCTTTATTGGCGATTGGGGTAGTCCATGCTTTTGGCATTTGGTTTGGCGATATTTTAATTCCTTACGCCCTTGCCGGAGCAATATTGCTTTTGTTTTTCAAAACCCGGCCGCGCGTATGGCTTATCGGGGCGATGATTTGCTTTTTTATCCCTCATCTGTTGATGCTGCTGTTGCTTGGAATGACGGTCTTTTCCGGGAAGGAAGGGAGCGGTGAAGATCAAGATGTTCAGCTGGCGGCAGAAGCAATCGATCATTACCAAAACGGATCGCTATCTGATATTTTCTGGCAGCGGTGGAATGATTGGATGTACGTCAACGGCTCAGGAGGGCTGCTGTTTACGGTGATGACGGTGCTACCGCTTTGCCTGATTGGCGGATATGTCGCGCAAAAACGATGGATCGAGGAGGCGGAGCGCCATACGGCGGTGTTTCGTCATGTAGCGCTGCTCTCGCTGATAGCAGGGCTATTTTTAAAAACATTGCCATACTTTACCGTAAACAATGGCTTTACAATGTATATCCAAAATATATTCGGTGGAACGTCATTAGCATGTTTTTACGGAACGGCTATTGTCCTATTGTTTCAAAAAAGGCGATGGAAACAACAACTAATAGTTTTTCAATATATCGGAAAAATGTCGCTGACAAACTATTTGCTGCAATCGCTCTGTTGCACGTTGCTGTTTTATCATTATGGATTTGGCTGGTATGGCAAAATGGGCATGTTTGCCGGCGCGCTGCTTTCGCTTTTTCTCTATAGCGCGCAGTTGGTGATCAGCCGCAAGTGGCTTCGGCATTTCCACTTTGGCCCGGCCGAGTGGGTATGGCGTTGGGTGACGTATGGAAAAAAGCCGCCTCTGTATAAACAAAAAAGCCCCTCGTAA
- a CDS encoding aspartyl-phosphate phosphatase Spo0E family protein codes for MVLVLIEEKRQQMIELALTHGFTAKETIQCSQELDELINRYLQQTVLTPLPSSPVPQ; via the coding sequence ATGGTTCTTGTTCTAATTGAGGAAAAACGGCAACAGATGATCGAATTAGCATTGACGCACGGATTTACCGCAAAAGAAACCATTCAATGCAGTCAAGAACTAGATGAACTGATCAATCGTTATTTACAGCAAACTGTACTAACCCCTCTCCCTTCCTCGCCCGTCCCTCAATAA
- a CDS encoding fumarylacetoacetate hydrolase family protein translates to MKFVTAEHRGETFVGVVEQDGGKVIHLRLAEQAMDQRATIPSSLLECIKQGDSFLERAEEIVAWAKENRAAPYVYDLASVHLLAPIPRPAKNIFCIGKNYADHAMELGGKSHIPEHLIVFSKVPTTVIGHEETILRHAGVTDEVDYEGELAVVIGKRGRAIRKEEALDYVFGYTIINDVTARDLQERHEQYLLGKSLDTFCPMGPWIVHRSLIKNPNKLQIETKVNGEVRQKANTEQFIFNIETIIETISRGITLEPGDIIATGTPAGVGKGMKPPRFLQVGDVVEITVEGIGTLRNTVGE, encoded by the coding sequence ATGAAGTTTGTAACAGCAGAGCATCGTGGTGAGACGTTTGTCGGCGTCGTTGAACAAGATGGAGGAAAAGTCATTCACTTGCGCCTTGCCGAACAGGCGATGGACCAGCGCGCGACGATCCCTTCATCATTGCTTGAGTGCATTAAGCAAGGGGATTCGTTTCTAGAGCGGGCAGAAGAAATCGTTGCCTGGGCAAAAGAAAATCGAGCTGCGCCATACGTCTATGATTTGGCCAGCGTACATTTGCTTGCCCCGATTCCGCGGCCAGCGAAAAATATTTTTTGTATCGGCAAAAACTATGCCGATCATGCAATGGAACTGGGTGGAAAGTCGCATATTCCAGAACATCTTATTGTCTTCTCCAAAGTTCCGACTACTGTTATTGGACATGAAGAAACGATCTTGCGGCATGCCGGGGTGACCGATGAAGTCGACTATGAAGGAGAGCTTGCCGTTGTCATCGGCAAACGGGGACGAGCGATTCGCAAAGAAGAGGCGCTCGATTACGTGTTCGGCTATACAATCATTAATGATGTGACGGCGCGCGATTTGCAAGAACGCCATGAGCAATATTTGCTTGGAAAAAGTTTAGATACATTCTGTCCAATGGGACCGTGGATTGTGCACCGGTCGCTCATTAAAAATCCAAATAAACTGCAAATTGAGACGAAAGTAAACGGAGAAGTTCGCCAAAAAGCAAATACGGAGCAATTCATTTTTAATATCGAGACGATCATTGAAACCATCTCCCGCGGCATTACGCTAGAACCAGGGGATATTATCGCAACCGGAACGCCGGCAGGAGTCGGTAAAGGGATGAAGCCGCCGCGCTTTTTGCAAGTCGGTGATGTCGTAGAGATTACCGTCGAAGGAATCGGAACGTTGCGAAATACCGTTGGGGAGTAA
- a CDS encoding ornithine--oxo-acid transaminase, whose amino-acid sequence MSKTTEIIRLTEQYGANNYHPLPVVLSKGEGVWVEDPEGNRYMDMLSAYSAVNQGHRHPKIIQALKEQADRITLTSRAFHNDQLGPWYEKVAKLTGKDMVLPMNTGAEAVETAFKAARRWAYDVKGVEKDQAEIIVCENNFHGRTMTAVSMSSSEEYKRGFGPMLPGIKIIPYGDVEALKKAITPNTAAFIFEPIQGEAGINIPPNGFLKEAYEVCKQHNVLYIADEIQSGLGRSGKMFACDWENVVPDMYILGKALGGGVFPISCVAANRDILGVFNPGSHGSTFGGNPLACAVSIAALDVIIEEKLPERSLELGNYFMEKLQEIQHPDIKEVRGRGLFIGVELHTSARPYCEKLKEEGLLCKETHDTVIRFAPPLVITKEELDWAIERVKKVFAES is encoded by the coding sequence ATGAGCAAAACAACCGAAATTATTCGTTTAACTGAGCAATATGGCGCCAATAACTATCACCCGCTTCCAGTCGTTCTCAGCAAAGGGGAAGGGGTATGGGTAGAAGATCCGGAAGGCAATCGTTACATGGATATGTTAAGTGCTTACTCAGCCGTTAACCAAGGGCATCGCCATCCGAAAATCATTCAGGCATTAAAAGAACAGGCGGACCGCATTACTTTAACTTCGCGCGCCTTCCATAACGACCAGCTTGGTCCTTGGTATGAAAAAGTGGCAAAGCTGACAGGCAAAGATATGGTGCTGCCGATGAATACCGGCGCCGAAGCGGTGGAAACCGCGTTTAAAGCAGCACGGCGCTGGGCGTACGACGTAAAAGGGGTAGAAAAAGATCAAGCGGAAATCATCGTTTGTGAAAACAATTTCCACGGCCGGACAATGACAGCGGTATCGATGTCTTCGAGCGAAGAATATAAACGTGGATTCGGTCCGATGCTTCCGGGCATTAAAATCATTCCATACGGCGATGTGGAAGCGTTAAAGAAAGCAATAACACCAAATACGGCAGCGTTTATTTTCGAACCGATTCAAGGCGAAGCAGGAATTAATATCCCGCCGAATGGCTTCTTAAAAGAAGCATATGAAGTATGTAAACAACATAACGTCCTTTATATTGCTGACGAAATTCAATCTGGTCTCGGCCGTTCCGGAAAAATGTTCGCCTGCGACTGGGAAAACGTCGTTCCGGATATGTACATCCTCGGCAAAGCATTAGGCGGCGGTGTATTCCCAATTTCTTGTGTTGCGGCTAACCGCGACATACTCGGTGTTTTCAATCCTGGTTCGCACGGCTCTACCTTTGGCGGAAATCCGCTTGCATGTGCGGTATCGATCGCAGCGCTCGATGTCATTATCGAAGAAAAATTGCCGGAACGTTCCTTGGAATTAGGTAATTACTTTATGGAAAAACTCCAGGAAATTCAACATCCGGACATTAAAGAAGTGCGCGGCAGAGGATTGTTTATTGGCGTAGAACTCCATACTTCCGCCCGCCCATATTGCGAAAAACTAAAAGAAGAAGGATTGTTGTGCAAAGAAACGCATGATACGGTCATCCGCTTCGCTCCACCGCTTGTCATTACAAAAGAAGAATTGGATTGGGCGATCGAGCGGGTGAAAAAAGTATTTGCTGAATCGTAA
- a CDS encoding YisL family protein, with amino-acid sequence MTHAHITSWLIMIILFLITVSLQRSGSSKAKMVQMVLRLFYIITIITGVLLLHSLASISILYVLKTLAGLWVIGAMEMVLAAMKKGKSTAVAWGQWVVAFVLVLFLGLMLPLGFDLF; translated from the coding sequence ATGACACACGCGCATATTACGAGCTGGCTGATTATGATCATATTGTTTTTGATCACGGTTTCATTGCAACGTTCAGGGTCTTCGAAAGCGAAAATGGTGCAAATGGTGCTGCGGTTGTTTTATATCATTACGATCATAACGGGTGTGCTTTTATTACATAGCCTTGCCTCGATTTCCATATTATATGTGCTTAAGACGCTTGCTGGTTTATGGGTCATCGGGGCGATGGAAATGGTTTTAGCGGCGATGAAAAAAGGGAAAAGCACGGCCGTTGCCTGGGGACAATGGGTTGTTGCGTTCGTCCTTGTCCTATTTTTAGGCTTGATGTTACCACTGGGGTTCGATCTCTTTTAA
- a CDS encoding EAL domain-containing protein: protein MHQFRCHNVKELCHLIEQYHIAQYDHLFVQIAVNSTDEGDVREIVELIERRLPHAQLLGMMAHREHVGDDARFFICFTSFEKTSVHSVLLPYEEFAHPLELVTYISDTLITEETNLLLLFTNQASNLQPLVRHLPLVNEKMAVIGGCVPKGGMLFSREGLVAGGVVAVSFSGASLRIQSLHPFLWETVGTAFSITKCHENILYELDGKKAAILLQRYLGKEFIERLPFSGTEFPLIVERNGHKECLPVVKVNEDGSVELNGDIEQGEKVKFSYVHAPSLYWNMHDAFHQLTKKWPEAIFFYQGTALQGYAHPMLQQAAATLEQVAPTFAPFVFAELVIKDQYSPIRFAAFSMIALSEGSQNRNRDNVSSSLSVSEAFQGIVTLAHLISTSSRDMEQLHVRAQISEQRYKSLFEHNTDIVYSTDLHGNLTSVNPAFEQVLGYKKEEILYTNSLKYIHPNDIPRVSRYFYRALRGKVQTYNLEIPTKSGEKLLFQIKNVPIVVGGKKVGIYGIGRNITEQKKAEEKIAYLAYYDPDTHLPNRTKLMEIIDEQLEKAERKHRKLAVILIDLDRFKLINDSVGHYAGDEILKQIVQRIQHVLPMGAQLGRFHGDKFCLLLPGGMDAEAAFETATCIAKEVAKPILYESKEFFITASIGICFYPDDGVDKHSLLKNADIAVNMAKKSGGNRIQFYAAKMNEEMLYRLEMEGYLRKALENQELFLCYQPIMDIHTGAIIGNEALIRWHHPKLGLVRPGEFIPLAEETGLIHDIGRWVLTTACRQTKEWQQLGNEQLSVFVNVSATQFQHEHFIDDVKQALKQSQLSPNCLHLELTENSMLRHLSSSIQVMNELKQLGVGIAVDDFGSGYASFSYLKRLPATTLKIDRSFIEQLHTNQSDTAIVKAIITMGHGLGLKTIAEGVETVEQLELLKMLHCRYAQGYVLYPPLAAEELAGYMVAREK from the coding sequence ATGCACCAGTTTCGCTGCCATAATGTCAAAGAGTTATGTCATTTGATCGAGCAGTACCACATTGCTCAATATGACCATCTTTTTGTGCAAATTGCCGTAAATAGCACAGACGAAGGAGATGTTCGGGAAATCGTCGAACTGATTGAACGCCGTCTTCCGCATGCCCAATTATTAGGGATGATGGCGCATCGTGAACATGTTGGCGATGATGCACGATTTTTTATATGTTTTACCTCATTTGAGAAGACGAGCGTTCATTCCGTTTTATTGCCTTATGAAGAATTTGCTCACCCACTTGAGCTTGTTACGTATATATCCGATACTCTCATCACAGAGGAAACGAATCTTCTTCTTTTGTTTACGAACCAAGCAAGCAATCTTCAGCCGCTTGTCCGCCATTTGCCGTTAGTAAACGAAAAAATGGCTGTCATTGGCGGCTGTGTGCCTAAAGGCGGAATGCTGTTTTCCCGGGAAGGATTGGTTGCCGGCGGAGTAGTGGCAGTTAGTTTTAGTGGCGCTTCTTTACGCATTCAATCGTTGCACCCGTTTTTATGGGAGACGGTCGGCACAGCCTTCTCCATAACGAAATGTCATGAAAATATATTATATGAACTTGACGGAAAGAAAGCGGCCATATTGCTGCAACGTTATTTAGGAAAGGAATTTATCGAGCGATTGCCTTTTTCGGGGACGGAATTTCCGCTCATTGTCGAAAGAAATGGCCATAAAGAATGTTTACCGGTTGTAAAGGTAAATGAAGACGGTTCTGTTGAATTAAACGGCGACATCGAGCAAGGTGAGAAAGTAAAGTTTAGCTATGTTCATGCTCCGTCATTATATTGGAATATGCATGATGCCTTCCATCAATTAACAAAAAAATGGCCGGAAGCGATTTTTTTCTATCAAGGCACCGCATTGCAAGGATACGCACATCCTATGCTGCAGCAAGCAGCGGCGACGTTAGAGCAAGTCGCTCCAACTTTTGCCCCGTTTGTCTTTGCCGAACTTGTGATAAAAGATCAATATTCTCCGATACGATTTGCAGCGTTTAGCATGATTGCTTTATCCGAAGGAAGCCAAAATCGCAATCGTGACAACGTTTCTTCGTCTTTGTCGGTTTCCGAGGCATTTCAAGGGATCGTGACGCTTGCTCATTTAATATCCACTTCTTCTCGTGACATGGAGCAGCTTCACGTTCGCGCACAAATATCAGAGCAGCGGTATAAATCGCTGTTTGAACATAATACCGATATTGTGTATTCCACCGATTTGCACGGCAATTTGACAAGCGTGAATCCTGCGTTTGAGCAAGTGCTTGGCTACAAAAAAGAAGAAATTTTATATACGAACTCGCTAAAATATATCCATCCCAATGATATTCCCCGCGTCAGTCGCTATTTTTATCGGGCGCTGCGCGGAAAGGTGCAAACTTACAATTTGGAGATTCCGACCAAATCAGGAGAGAAGCTGCTGTTTCAAATTAAAAATGTCCCTATTGTTGTCGGTGGAAAAAAAGTAGGGATTTACGGAATCGGCCGAAATATTACGGAGCAGAAAAAGGCAGAAGAAAAGATAGCTTATTTAGCATATTATGATCCGGATACCCATTTGCCGAACCGAACTAAATTGATGGAAATCATCGACGAGCAGTTGGAAAAGGCAGAGCGAAAACATAGAAAGCTAGCGGTGATACTGATCGACTTGGACCGCTTTAAATTGATTAATGACAGTGTTGGGCATTATGCGGGCGATGAAATTTTAAAGCAGATTGTCCAGCGCATTCAGCATGTGTTGCCAATGGGAGCGCAGTTAGGAAGATTTCATGGAGATAAGTTTTGTCTGCTGCTACCGGGAGGGATGGATGCGGAAGCGGCATTTGAAACAGCGACGTGCATTGCAAAAGAAGTAGCGAAACCGATTTTGTATGAAAGCAAAGAATTTTTTATTACGGCGAGTATTGGCATTTGTTTTTATCCGGATGATGGGGTAGATAAACATTCATTGTTAAAAAATGCGGATATCGCCGTCAATATGGCGAAAAAAAGCGGAGGCAACCGAATTCAATTTTATGCTGCAAAAATGAACGAAGAAATGTTATATCGTTTAGAAATGGAAGGATATTTGCGGAAAGCGCTGGAAAATCAAGAGCTGTTTCTTTGTTACCAGCCGATCATGGATATACATACCGGTGCCATCATCGGCAATGAGGCGTTGATTCGTTGGCACCATCCGAAGTTGGGGCTTGTTAGACCAGGCGAATTTATTCCGTTGGCGGAAGAAACGGGGCTCATTCACGACATTGGCCGCTGGGTGCTGACGACTGCTTGCAGACAGACGAAAGAGTGGCAACAGCTAGGGAATGAGCAACTCTCTGTTTTTGTCAACGTATCAGCAACGCAATTTCAGCATGAACACTTTATTGATGATGTCAAACAGGCGTTAAAGCAATCACAGCTTTCCCCAAACTGTTTGCATTTAGAGCTGACAGAAAACTCGATGCTTCGTCATCTTTCGAGCAGCATTCAAGTGATGAACGAGCTAAAGCAGCTCGGTGTCGGCATTGCCGTCGATGATTTTGGGAGTGGATACGCTTCCTTTAGCTATTTAAAAAGGTTGCCGGCAACTACCTTAAAAATCGACCGCTCTTTTATCGAACAGCTTCATACCAATCAATCTGACACTGCGATTGTCAAGGCGATCATTACGATGGGCCATGGATTGGGACTAAAAACGATCGCCGAAGGAGTGGAAACGGTGGAGCAGCTGGAATTGTTAAAAATGCTTCATTGCCGCTACGCCCAAGGATATGTGTTATATCCGCCGCTGGCGGCAGAGGAGTTAGCGGGATATATGGTAGCACGGGAAAAATAA
- a CDS encoding DUF2777 domain-containing protein, whose translation MNIEQRLQYINEQQRAYIQGTVEFVNDEWVFFDEEEEEASLLEEMTEGKIEVFRYGHWLCGYLLENGTVDTSIGMFPLQTGDRVRFRKRFSYAYQQWLAALPDQTFFQFVQWLNQLGFSLYDCLYCYNGLLFAKYTGVNFIIYDNTELISNVQHYYERGNTYKDHFEITFNNGERFICTQLG comes from the coding sequence TTGAACATCGAACAACGCCTGCAATACATCAATGAACAACAGCGTGCCTATATACAAGGAACCGTTGAATTTGTAAACGATGAGTGGGTTTTTTTTGATGAGGAAGAGGAAGAAGCATCATTGCTAGAGGAAATGACAGAAGGGAAAATAGAAGTGTTCCGTTACGGCCATTGGCTGTGCGGCTATTTGCTGGAAAACGGAACTGTCGATACGAGCATCGGCATGTTTCCGCTTCAGACCGGCGACCGCGTTCGTTTTCGCAAACGCTTTTCCTATGCTTATCAGCAGTGGCTGGCAGCGCTTCCGGATCAAACGTTTTTTCAGTTCGTACAATGGCTAAATCAGCTTGGTTTTTCGTTATATGATTGTTTATACTGCTACAATGGATTGTTGTTTGCAAAATATACAGGCGTGAATTTCATTATTTACGACAACACCGAACTAATCAGCAACGTTCAGCACTACTACGAACGCGGGAATACATATAAAGATCACTTTGAAATCACATTTAATAACGGAGAGCGGTTTATTTGCACTCAGCTTGGATAA
- the asnB gene encoding asparagine synthase (glutamine-hydrolyzing) — MCGITGWVNFQRDLRIEKEIISNMTETLAKRGPDDTNAWFGQHAAFGHKRLVVVDPAGGKQPMTRQKNGYSYTVVYNGELYNTEDIRKELLKKGYTFQGHSDTEVLLNAYIEWKERCVEWFNGIFAFAIWDEQREQLFLARDRLGVKPLFYRHGDDGFLFGSEIKAILAHPNVKAEVDYEGLAEVFGLGPSRTPGHGVFCGIKELRPAHALTFSREGLRVWRYWNVQSDVHRDSLAETVEKLRSLLIDAVTRQLVSDVPVCTFLSGGVDSSSITAIAAAVFAKEGKGQLHTYSIDYEGNDQYFKANDFQPNADAPFIELISKKFQTVHHRCVISQEDLFDHLREAVIVRDVPGMADVDSSLLWFCKQIRKDFVVSLSGECADEIFGGYPWFHRPDDLARSGFPWMRSTEARIDLLKEDWRKKLRLDEYVQTRFSETIAEVPRLEGESAEEAKRRELFYLNMIWFMTTLLDRKDRMSMGASLEVRVPFADHRLVEYVWNIPWEMKMYGNREKGILRKALEGILPEEVLYRKKSPYPKTHHPLYTELVKNWLKELLSDRSSVLYEFFDAKKLEELVETEGKSFQVPWFGQLMTGPQLLAYLGQVHVWFQHYGITIKE; from the coding sequence ATGTGCGGCATCACCGGTTGGGTAAATTTTCAGCGTGATTTGCGAATAGAAAAAGAGATTATCTCGAATATGACCGAGACACTAGCAAAACGCGGACCTGATGACACGAATGCATGGTTTGGCCAACATGCTGCGTTTGGACATAAACGGCTTGTCGTCGTGGATCCGGCAGGCGGGAAACAGCCAATGACAAGGCAAAAAAACGGTTACAGTTATACCGTTGTTTATAATGGGGAATTGTACAATACGGAAGATATTCGAAAAGAGCTGTTAAAGAAAGGATATACTTTTCAAGGGCATTCGGATACCGAAGTGTTATTGAACGCTTATATCGAATGGAAAGAACGCTGTGTCGAGTGGTTCAACGGAATTTTTGCCTTTGCGATTTGGGACGAACAGCGGGAACAGCTGTTTTTAGCACGGGATCGTCTTGGCGTCAAGCCGCTTTTTTATCGTCACGGCGATGATGGTTTCTTGTTTGGTTCGGAAATTAAGGCTATCTTGGCACATCCGAATGTAAAGGCGGAAGTGGATTATGAAGGGTTGGCGGAAGTGTTCGGATTGGGTCCATCACGGACGCCAGGCCACGGAGTGTTTTGCGGGATCAAAGAATTGCGCCCGGCGCACGCGTTAACGTTTTCTCGTGAAGGGCTAAGAGTATGGCGCTACTGGAATGTGCAAAGTGACGTCCATCGAGATTCGTTGGCAGAAACGGTGGAAAAACTGCGTTCTCTCCTTATCGATGCGGTGACGCGCCAGCTTGTTTCCGATGTGCCTGTATGCACCTTTTTATCCGGTGGGGTCGATTCGAGTTCCATTACCGCCATTGCGGCGGCGGTGTTTGCCAAAGAAGGAAAAGGGCAGCTGCATACGTATTCCATTGATTACGAAGGCAATGACCAATATTTTAAAGCGAATGATTTTCAGCCCAATGCTGATGCTCCTTTTATTGAACTCATATCGAAAAAATTTCAAACCGTTCATCACCGCTGCGTCATTAGTCAAGAAGACTTGTTTGACCATTTACGGGAGGCAGTGATTGTCCGGGACGTTCCAGGTATGGCTGATGTGGATTCTTCTTTGTTATGGTTTTGCAAACAAATTCGCAAAGATTTTGTCGTTAGCTTATCGGGAGAATGTGCCGATGAAATTTTTGGCGGCTACCCGTGGTTTCACCGTCCAGACGATTTGGCGCGGAGCGGATTTCCATGGATGCGTTCGACAGAAGCGCGCATCGATTTGCTAAAGGAAGACTGGAGAAAGAAATTGCGGCTGGATGAATATGTACAAACACGCTTTAGCGAAACGATTGCCGAGGTTCCAAGGCTCGAAGGGGAAAGCGCCGAGGAAGCGAAGCGGCGCGAACTGTTTTACTTAAACATGATTTGGTTTATGACGACGCTCCTTGACCGGAAAGACCGCATGAGCATGGGGGCTAGCCTAGAAGTCCGGGTGCCGTTTGCCGATCATCGGCTAGTCGAATATGTGTGGAACATTCCGTGGGAAATGAAAATGTATGGCAACCGTGAAAAAGGCATTTTGCGCAAGGCGCTCGAGGGAATTTTGCCGGAAGAAGTGCTCTATCGCAAAAAAAGTCCATATCCGAAAACGCACCATCCGCTTTATACGGAACTAGTGAAAAATTGGCTGAAAGAGCTGTTGAGCGATCGATCGTCGGTGCTTTACGAATTTTTCGATGCAAAAAAATTGGAAGAGTTAGTGGAAACAGAAGGGAAATCGTTCCAAGTGCCTTGGTTCGGGCAGCTAATGACAGGACCGCAGCTGTTGGCGTACCTCGGTCAAGTGCACGTATGGTTCCAACACTACGGCATTACGATAAAGGAATAG
- a CDS encoding alpha-amylase family glycosyl hydrolase: MGNRVFKLFILPFLLFYAFPVQAAEKEERTWQDEAIYFIMVDRFNNMDPSNDDDVNVNDPKGYFGGDLKGVTAKLDYIKDMGFTAIWLTPIFKNEPGGYHGYWIEDFYKVDPHFGTMEDLKKLVKEAHKRDMKVILDFVANHTGYHHPWLNDLAKKDWFHEKKEIFDWNDQKQVENGWVYGLPDLAQENPEVKRYLIDAAKWWIKQTDIDGYRLDTVRHVPKSFWQEFSKEVKSVKKDFLLLGEVWSDDPRYIADYGKYGIDGFVDYPLYNAVTKTLTKRDQSLRPLYDVWEYNKTFYDRPYLLGTFLDNHDTVRFTKLAIDNRQNPISRIKLAMSYLFSAPGIPIMYYGTEIAMNGGQDPDNRRLMNFRADQEIIDYIKKLGELRQKLPSLRRGDFTLLYEKDGMAVFKRHYKDETTVIAINNTEKTQKVHITNDQLAPGKELRGLLAGDLVRSDRDGYDIIINRETAEIYALADKTGINVPFIVAIVAVYVLFMLFLYLVKKRSKQAT, from the coding sequence ATGGGGAATCGAGTATTCAAACTGTTTATACTTCCGTTTCTTCTTTTTTATGCGTTTCCGGTACAAGCCGCTGAAAAAGAAGAACGAACATGGCAGGATGAAGCAATTTATTTTATCATGGTTGACCGCTTTAACAACATGGATCCAAGCAATGATGACGATGTCAACGTCAATGACCCGAAAGGCTATTTCGGCGGGGATTTAAAAGGAGTGACCGCCAAACTGGATTACATTAAAGACATGGGGTTTACGGCGATTTGGCTGACGCCGATTTTCAAAAACGAACCGGGCGGCTATCATGGCTATTGGATTGAAGATTTTTATAAAGTCGATCCGCATTTTGGCACGATGGAAGATTTAAAAAAGTTGGTCAAAGAAGCGCATAAGCGCGACATGAAAGTAATTTTAGACTTTGTTGCCAACCATACCGGCTATCATCATCCATGGCTGAATGATCTGGCAAAAAAAGATTGGTTCCATGAGAAAAAAGAAATTTTCGACTGGAATGACCAAAAGCAAGTGGAAAACGGCTGGGTGTACGGCCTGCCTGATTTAGCGCAGGAAAATCCCGAAGTGAAGCGTTATTTGATTGATGCGGCGAAATGGTGGATCAAACAGACAGATATTGACGGCTATCGTTTAGACACCGTCCGCCATGTGCCAAAATCGTTTTGGCAAGAGTTTTCCAAAGAAGTGAAGTCCGTAAAAAAAGACTTCCTCCTCCTTGGCGAAGTGTGGAGCGATGATCCACGCTATATCGCCGATTATGGTAAATATGGCATTGACGGATTCGTCGATTACCCGCTTTATAATGCGGTAACGAAGACATTGACGAAGCGCGATCAATCGTTGCGTCCGCTTTACGACGTATGGGAATATAATAAAACATTTTATGACCGCCCGTATTTGCTTGGCACCTTTTTAGATAACCATGATACGGTCCGGTTTACGAAGCTGGCGATTGACAATCGGCAAAATCCGATTTCACGAATCAAGCTGGCCATGTCTTATTTGTTCTCCGCTCCTGGCATTCCGATTATGTATTACGGAACGGAAATTGCCATGAACGGGGGACAAGACCCGGATAACCGCCGCTTAATGAATTTCCGCGCCGATCAGGAAATCATCGATTACATTAAAAAACTTGGCGAATTGCGGCAAAAACTTCCTTCCTTGCGGCGCGGCGATTTTACGTTGCTGTATGAAAAAGACGGCATGGCCGTATTTAAGCGCCATTATAAAGACGAAACAACGGTGATCGCGATTAACAATACGGAAAAAACGCAAAAGGTGCATATCACGAATGACCAGCTGGCGCCGGGAAAAGAGCTACGCGGGCTGCTTGCCGGCGATTTAGTGCGGAGCGACCGTGATGGCTATGATATTATTATCAATCGCGAAACAGCGGAAATTTACGCGCTTGCCGATAAAACAGGGATTAATGTTCCTTTCATCGTGGCGATTGTCGCTGTTTACGTATTATTTATGTTATTTTTGTATCTTGTCAAAAAGCGGTCGAAACAGGCGACGTAA